A DNA window from Anastrepha obliqua isolate idAnaObli1 chromosome 5, idAnaObli1_1.0, whole genome shotgun sequence contains the following coding sequences:
- the LOC129248388 gene encoding cuticle protein: MASKFFSLLSLLAVAGSSLAGVATYAYNPYAAYHHLPAAVSTYASPAHQVVYHHAAPAVYHHAPVVTKSYVAPAPVVAAAPVVKTFAAAAPAVHVAAAAPVIAKTVVAAAPAPAAVVKQVEIESAPRYDFSYGVHDSLTGDIKSQVETRTGGNVAGSYSVVDADGYKRTVTYTADDLNGFNAVVQREPIVAKVAAVAAPVVQQVLPAQPVVPVQQQYLQYLPQQQVAAVQPVEQQQPAAEPLPVEYPEQQPELEQQQPEQPQYPQEQNFPPFPPSEGDDSDVVDVRSADNSNNAEPSTTAAPAPAAEAANEA, from the coding sequence TTCTTCAGCCTCTTATCTCTCCTGGCCGTGGCCGGCTCCAGCTTGGCTGGCGTTGCCACCTACGCCTACAACCCCTACGCCGCTTACCATCACTTGCCCGCCGCCGTCAGCACCTATGCCAGCCCCGCCCACCAGGTCGTGTATCATCACGCCGCTCCTGCTGTCTACCATCACGCGCCAGTCGTCACCAAGTCATATGTAGCGCCCGCTCCGGTAGTGGCTGCAGCACCAGTTGTTAAGACCTTTGCTGCCGCCGCTCCTGCCGTGCACGTGGCCGCTGCTGCACCCGTTATCGCCAAAACTGTCGTTGCTGCCGCACCCGCACCTGCAGCTGTTGTAAAGCAAGTTGAAATCGAATCCGCGCCACGTTACGATTTCTCTTATGGCGTGCACGATTCTCTGACCGGTGACATCAAGAGCCAAGTAGAGACCCGCACGGGTGGCAATGTTGCTGGCTCCTACAGTGTTGTCGATGCTGATGGCTACAAGCGTACTGTTACCTACACCGCCGACGATTTGAATGGTTTCAATGCCGTTGTTCAACGTGAACCAATTGTCGCCaaagttgctgctgttgctgcgcCAGTGGTGCAACAAGTTTTGCCTGCCCAACCCGTCGTGCCAGTACAACAACAATACTTGCAATACCTGCCACAACAACAAGTTGCTGCCGTACAACCGGTGGAACAACAACAGCCAGCTGCCGAACCTCTGCCCGTCGAGTACCCCGAACAGCAGCCAGAACTCGAGCAACAGCAACCCGAGCAGCCACAATACCCACAGGAGCAAAACTTCCCACCCTTCCCCCCATCCGAAGGTGATGACTCCGATGTCGTGGACGTACGCTCTGCTGACAATAGCAATAACGCTGAGCCATCCACCACTGCAGCGCCTGCCCCAGCAGCGGAAGCGGCGAATGAAGCTTAA